In Stomoxys calcitrans chromosome 2, idStoCalc2.1, whole genome shotgun sequence, the following proteins share a genomic window:
- the LOC106091089 gene encoding ribonucleoprotein RB97D, whose product MVTTTEKDNDVEEVSQNNENTIDITVSDEDDEICEVEHLRKLFVGGLSGETTEASLRKFYSKYGKVVDSVVMRDNVTKRSRGFGFVTFSKIAMVDKAQASRPHIIDGKKVESKRALPRPEPAAPDNTKGLTVKKLFVAGLKDEHDEDCLKEYFSEFGNVVSVEILVDKTNGKRRGLAFVEFDDYDAVDKVVLQKSHVVKNVLLDVRKSIYKREEPKKPNDKDAAPQKSKEQSNKIDSRIKNGPFPNNNNMPPGPYPGGYPPHMNRQHPTPPQQMPPYQQVPPPAYKQWGPPPPQQYPQGPPPSSYGGYQQQPPMPPPNQNVGPPPNWNNYPPPMANNWNGPPPQGPGPLASRPPAWQNNQWAGAAPPPPVAPCPPVPSANQWQNNQWGATAPPAVPAAVGPSANQPPPNWQQPPTPQNNGPPPPAVPHPQTPVMYPPPAANPAAPPVPNNFGNGYQQNYGGGPTKHPNMYSNRMNPYGGPNQYSKFAKCGIEMIPKKKVISKKFHVTKKCIYYRWLKSLKMIL is encoded by the exons ATGGTTACGACAACAGAAAAGGATAACGATGTCGAGGAAGTTTCTCAAAACAATGAGAATACTATTGACATTACCGTCAGTGATGAAGATGAT GAAATTTGCGAGGTGGAACATTTAAGAAAACTCTTTGTTGGCGGTCTATCAGGAGAGACTACCGAAGCAAGCTTGCGTAAATTCTATAGTAAATATGGCAAAGTTGTAGACTCGGTAGTGATGAGGGACAATGTGACAAAACGTTCTAGAGGTTTTGGATTTGTAACATTTAGTAAGATCGCTATGGTTGACAAGGCCCAAGCCAGTCGACCACATATAATCGACGGCAA AAAAGTTGAATCTAAACGTGCTCTACCTCGGCCTGAACCTGCTGCCCCGGATAACACAAAGGGTCTGAccgtaaagaaactttttgtTGCTGGTCTTAAAGATGAACACGATGAGGATTGTCTTAAGGAATACTTCTCGGAGTTTGGAAATGTGGTTTCGGTGGAGATTttagtagacaaaaccaatggCAAGCGTCGAGGCTTAGCGTTCGTAGAATTTGATGATTATGATGCCGTAGATAAGGTTGTAT TGCAAAAATCCCATGTggttaaaaatgttttgttggATGTTAGAAAATCAATTTACAAAAGAGAGGAGCCGAAAAAACCCAACGACAAAGATGCTGCACCACAAAAAAGCAAAGAGCAGTCAAATAAAATTGATTCACGTATTAAAAATGGGCCTTtcccaaataataataatatgccACCTGGGCCATATCCAGGAGGATATCCACCACACATGAACCGTCAGCATCCAACGCCACCCCAACAAATGCCTCCCTATCAACAGGTTCCTCCACCAGCTTATAAACAATGGGGTCCACCACCACCTCAGCAGTATCCCCAGGGACCGCCTCCTTCAAGTTATGGAGGTTACCAACAACAACCGCCAATGCCACCGCCAAATCAAAATGTTGGTCCTCCTCCAAATTGGAATAATTACCCCCCTCCAATGGCAAACAACTGGAATGGACCACCACCTCAAGGGCCTGGTCCTTTAGCATCACGACCACCGGCCTGGCAAAACAATCAATGGGCTGGAGCAGCACCACCGCCTCCAGTGGCTCCTTGCCCACCGGTTCCTTCAGCAAATCAATGGCAAAATAATCAATGGGGAGCCACAGCACCGCCTGCAGTACCCGCCGCAGTTGGACCATCTGCAAATCAGCCTCCTCCTAATTGGCAACAACCCCCTACACCCCAAAATAATGGCCCTCCACCTCCAGCTGTACCGCATCCACAAACACCAGTCATGTATCCACCACCCGCTGCAAATCCGGCAGCTCCGCCCGTACCCAATAACTTTGGCAATGGTTATCAGCAGAATTATGGTGGGGGACCAACAAAACATCCAAATATGTATTCGAATCGTATGAATCCATATGGAGGTCCAAATCAATACAGTAAGTTCGCTAAATGTGGCATTGAAATGATTCCAAAGAAGAAAGTAATAAGTAAGAAATTCCATGTTACTAAAAAGTGTATCTATTATCGGTGGCTAAAAAGTCTAAAAATGATCTTATGA